The genomic region GGAAAAGCTATACGCTTGAATATCATTCGGTTTTTGAAGAACTGCATACCGCAGGCGATCCGGCTGAACTGCTTGCCGACGAGACATTCCGCAATCAAACGGAAACCGTTACGGTGAGCGCCGGTCATATTGCTCTCTATTTTGAGGATGGACTTTTAAAAGATGTGTTGACACCGGGACAGCATATTTTTTGGAATAATAGCCGCGTTAAAACATTTCAGCAGATTGATTTGAACAATCCTGAAATCAGCGCGGATATTGATCGGAATATCCTCACTGCCGATGTATTGAAACCCTACGTTATCAGCTATGGAGTTGAAGCATACGAGAAGGGGCTTCTCTACTTTGATAAACAATTCATCAAAATAGTGGAACCGGGAAATTATTTTTTCTGGAAAGGTGTTCAGTCCGTCAATGTGATGAAAGCCGATATGCGCGCACGGCAGCTTGAAATTTCGGGGCAGGAAATATTGACGAAAGATAAAGTCCTGCTCCGGCTTAATTTTATGTGCCGGTACAAAATAAACGATCCGGTAACGGCGCTGGTTTCAAATGCCGATTATGAAAATCAGCTGTACGTGTGCTTCCAGCTCGCGTTGCGCGAGTATGTCGGTACGCTCCTTTTTGATGAGCTGCTGCAGAAAAAACAGGAAATCAATACTTTCGTCATGGAGACCTTAAAACCCTATCAAGCACAATTCGGTATCGAAGTGCTTTCATGCGGACTGAAAGATATTATTTTGCCGGGAGAGATTCGGGATATTGTCAATCAAGTGTTGATTGCCGAAAAGAAAGCGCAGGCGAATATCATCACCCGCCGCGAAGAAACCGCTTCGACGCGGAGCCTCCTCAATACCGCTAAATTGATGGAGGAAAATCCCTTGCTGCTAAAGCTCAAGGAACTTGAATATGTCGATAAGATGAGTGAAAAGATCAGCCAAATTTCCATCACCGGCGGTGGGCAGATTTTAGATCAACTTAAAGAATTACTGACGGGAAATCTTAGCCAAAAGTAACATGAGAACGATGGAAGAAACGTGCGGATATTTATCGGTTTTAAATCCTGAACAACTTGAAGCGGTGTGTCATACCGGCTCGCCGCTTTTGATTTTGGCAGGCGCCGGCTCGGGGAAGACGCGGGTTATTACAACAAAAATTGCATGGCTCATTGCTGAACAGGGTGTGCGCCCTGAATCGATTTTGGCAGTTACCTTTACCAACAAGGCTGCTCGAGAAATGGCGGAACGGGCACAGGCACTGGATGAACGCGCAGCCAGGTCGAGTATCCGCACCTTTCACTCTTTCGGTGCGTGGATGCTGCGCCGGTATGCAGAATGGGCGGGACTTTCTCCCAATTTTACGATTTACGATGATGATGATTCGGTAACACTGCTGATGAAGGCGCTGCCTCAGCTGAATAAGCAGGAGGCGCAGCGCTTTATACGGAAAATCTCCCGCGCGAAAGATTATTGCCTGTTGCCCGATAGCCCGCAGCTTACGATGATCGACCCCGCGCCTGAGTTCGCTGTAATCTACCGTGCCTATCAACAGCGGCTCCGCGAAACGGGGAATGCCGACTTCGGAGATTTGATTATGCTGCCGGTTCAGCTGCTGCAAGGGCATACCGCTATTGCGCAACAGCTGCATAGACGCTTCAAAGTAATCCTCGTGGATGAGTATCAAGATTCAAACAGCGCTCAGTTTCAGCTATTGCGGGAATTGACCGGCGAAGACACGTATGTCTGTGTTGTCGGTGATGACGATCAGTCTATTTACCGCTTCCGCGGCGCTGAAGTACAGAATATCCTCACCTTTGACCGTCAGTTTCCGCACACAAAGATTATCCGGCTGGTGCGGAACTACCGCTCGTATGAACCGATTTTACGCGTCGCCGACTCGGTTGTGTCCCGCAATGAGGGACGGCTCGGTAAAACGCTGATTGCAGCACGCGGAACCGGCGGACAAAAGCCCTGCCTTTATTACCTACCATCTCAAGATGCGGAGGCAGAGCTGTGTGTGCAGCTCATCAAAAAGGCGGTGCGGGCGGGAGGCGCCTATTCGGATTGGGCAATTTTGTACCGCACCAATGCACAGTCGCTCAACTTTGAAACAACTTTCCTGCACGAAAAAATTCCGCACAAGGTAGTCGGTACGCTCAAGTTCTACGAACGCGAGGAAATTAAGGATGCGCTGGCTCTTTTGGCGCTCATCGCAAACGGACGGGATGAAATTGCCTTCCGCCGTATGGTAAATAAACCCGCGCGGGGAATCGGCGAAACCACACAGAATAAACTGATCGCGTATGCCCGCGCAGCATTTGCAAGTTTATCTGCAAATACAGATTCATCTGAAAATGCGGGAGAAGCGGCAGAGGCAGGTTCATCGGCATTCGACACTTCACCGGAACAAGACAGCAGAAGCGCTCAACAGGAGTTCACTCAACTGCAACACAACTCCGTACACTCGCAGCAGCCGGAGCTGTCCCAACTGCAAGAACCCGCTGCCCTACCCTTGCGACAACAGACAGAAGATACACCGCAACAGCAGCCGCAACAAGGAGCCGACTATATTACTGTACTGCTCGGCGCAG from Treponema vincentii harbors:
- a CDS encoding slipin family protein, with the translated sequence MYIRFDQKVLLFKHGKFIKILKPGFFLNWKSYTLEYHSVFEELHTAGDPAELLADETFRNQTETVTVSAGHIALYFEDGLLKDVLTPGQHIFWNNSRVKTFQQIDLNNPEISADIDRNILTADVLKPYVISYGVEAYEKGLLYFDKQFIKIVEPGNYFFWKGVQSVNVMKADMRARQLEISGQEILTKDKVLLRLNFMCRYKINDPVTALVSNADYENQLYVCFQLALREYVGTLLFDELLQKKQEINTFVMETLKPYQAQFGIEVLSCGLKDIILPGEIRDIVNQVLIAEKKAQANIITRREETASTRSLLNTAKLMEENPLLLKLKELEYVDKMSEKISQISITGGGQILDQLKELLTGNLSQK
- a CDS encoding ATP-dependent helicase, which produces MEETCGYLSVLNPEQLEAVCHTGSPLLILAGAGSGKTRVITTKIAWLIAEQGVRPESILAVTFTNKAAREMAERAQALDERAARSSIRTFHSFGAWMLRRYAEWAGLSPNFTIYDDDDSVTLLMKALPQLNKQEAQRFIRKISRAKDYCLLPDSPQLTMIDPAPEFAVIYRAYQQRLRETGNADFGDLIMLPVQLLQGHTAIAQQLHRRFKVILVDEYQDSNSAQFQLLRELTGEDTYVCVVGDDDQSIYRFRGAEVQNILTFDRQFPHTKIIRLVRNYRSYEPILRVADSVVSRNEGRLGKTLIAARGTGGQKPCLYYLPSQDAEAELCVQLIKKAVRAGGAYSDWAILYRTNAQSLNFETTFLHEKIPHKVVGTLKFYEREEIKDALALLALIANGRDEIAFRRMVNKPARGIGETTQNKLIAYARAAFASLSANTDSSENAGEAAEAGSSAFDTSPEQDSRSAQQEFTQLQHNSVHSQQPELSQLQEPAALPLRQQTEDTPQQQPQQGADYITVLLGAGAKLPIPKKAGTALQEFLNTLYSLRSLLAEYDSANTAGAAAFDTAVEADAQADDLWSDAPIGSTIDTGASEQAVTQKHGQQGERLAAFVLAVIEQTGLGVFHRNQDEVMGTQKTANLQELANTASLYPCSAAGLTSFLEHIELDRSLAETDAGADAVQLITMHNTKGLEFRNVIITGLENGIFPRNDESAEDMEEERRLMYVACTRAQDALYMTSCAARRMYGKLSYMEPSRFLAEIDSGLVDVIGQSITSFASPADEEAALWKCGQRLFHDDYGYGYVVQSRQSGSELVITVQFENGSQKRFFPVYQKSQLFRVD